The DNA window CTGAAAGAAATTGAATAAGCATACAACAGCAACAATAGTTAAATATTTAACCAAGCCCGTATGAGCAAGAGTTTTCAGTTAAGTTTAAAACGGTCATCTTTTAAGCCTCTTCCCATGTCATAAAATGATCATTTACTCTCCTCCAGGGAAATATGCAAAATCAAAACtagaaaaatgaaattaaatcaTGGCAAATACAATAATAATGAAAAAAGAAAACTATGATGCAGTCACTCAACATTGAGAATTAGGTTGATAATAACACATATATATGAGAGTTTGACATATTGCACCTGTAAATGGATGCACTGTGGGTATGAATTTTGTTGCTGTTGATAACATGAATAAATTAAAGATATGATATCCGCTCTAATTTTAACAACGGTGGTAGCATGAGTGTGTTGTTGTTGGGGTTGTGGTTTTTTTCTACCAATTGGGACGGAAATGCCCGGCTCATTAATTTATCCGGTAAACTACTATTCCTTGATGCAGATTATTAGGAGAAGTATTTTTTTGAGACATCATCTTTACTTTCCTTATACCGGATGCAAGAAATAAAAGACAAACAAATCTAAAAGTCCCCAATTGGCCAAAAAAGTTCCTCACCTCATCACTCCATGCTTGGGCTTTCAAACTCTGAACAAGCTGCGGCAAGCCCAGGTCTACCATCTGAGCTCCAAAAGTTCCTTTGTGAAGCAAATTTCTAAGGATCAAGACAACTAGACGGACGACCTAGCGCAAGTTGATAGAAAGATATATTCAGATAAATGTTTAGTAGAAAACATTAACAACATAAGTCCAGTTATAAGTAAAATATAGCTTCAGCTGTTTAAAAGCTTATATAGACAATATGGAGGAAAAATCAGGGATGTACATATAAAAGGGTATCCATCCAGAAAGGTATATATTACTCTTGGGTCTTGACAATTATCACATAAATGAACTCACTTTTTCCTTTGTGGATCCCTTGGCAACTTCAATCAGCCGCGGCAAGCATTTAGTAGTAGCCAAGTACTCAATTGCAGGTTCATAGTAAGACAGGAGCCACACACAAAGGCATGTTTCATAAAGGAGCTGTTTCAAGGATAAAATCCGGGACAAGAAATATCAAGTTATATGGTAGGTGATCGAACATTTAAAACTCCAAAGTCAATGATAGTAATGCCACAGTCCACATGTTATGTAAGACCAGACTGAGAACCCAACCCATCTGCTAAATGATTAGATTCTACATGATGTATTTGAGAAAAAAACAAGAAACTTGATGCCGTTCTACTTTGAAATCTGAATAGGGATTACCTGGATAGATTGTTGAGTGGATGCTGGAGATATTAAAGGAATGAGCAACTTCACTCCATCAGCCTGAACAAATGAAGATCGCACTGCAGACTCTTTCAGTAGAGTTGAAAGGCAGTTAATAACTACTGGAATGCTGCGGCCAGTATGAGATTGGTTCTTCAGCTGTACAAGAAAACTATAAGAGCTAGGATTGCTCGCAAATATAGCGTATCAGTTCTAACATATTTTCCCTCAGGATATGAAATAGCTTATATGCCCACTGATTTAATCTTTCAATGGAATGTGCAGTTCATTCTCTCCAGAAGCAGTTACAACTTACAAGTTGTAAATGCATGGAAGCATCTATGTTATATAGGAAAAAAGTTCATTAATGTATCTGCGCATGCTCGGAAGTATACGATTTTACATAATTTTTACGCCAACTAGTAACTAAGAAGTATAGTTGTACATCTCAGTCAGAAGGATGATGGGCAACAATGGTTGGCGATCCATTTGGTTCGACAGCACAAATGTGCAGAGGGATGCCACCTGGACTTTTTTTAATACGAATTCTTTGATTTTCAAGCTAAAATATGGAAGTTTCAATGGAGTATTTTCGGTCACAAGAAACCTCTTAAATATATCACGATATGACAATATCAGTTTTTACTTATTATCTATCGTTTTCTAAATAAGGTTTCTCCCCAAAAAAAGGTCTTAGgattaccattcattataactGTAACATATGTTAACTTCCAGAATCAGTGAAATTTTCAGTCTTACATAGCAACAGCAAAAACTAATTACGACTGCCTCCAAAATTTAAGGTGGCCAGTTTCATTCACATTCTGCAGAATTAACCTCATCAAAAAATAACTGAAAGATCACTTACCTGTGCACACAGCCAATCAACCAGTCCCTTCAAAACATCATTTATAGAAATGACTTCATTCTTCGACTTGGCTGCTGAATCAGCAAAGGCATTTTGACCTTTAGGCCTTCCACTGAAATTAATGAAAGCAGAAATGTCCTAAAGGAGGCAACTATCAATCTGTCATGATAAGGAGGCCAATACATGAAAACATTCGCACCTTACTATGAAAGAAAGTATCTTACAGCTCTTCTCTTGTATAAACCAATTACCTTTCCAAAGTAGCCTGCAAAAGAAAAAGGAGCATCTCCAACCATTACAAGTGAAACTTAACAAAATATAGGGTGATGTGATTCACAAGTCAGTTAACAAGTGAATGCTTTGATACAAGAGTACTATGGTATCACAATTCACAACAAACTTTTCTAACTTCCGAATCGACAACTGTAAACTATTACATATTCTTTTTAACTCTCGATGGACGAGTGGGCTTTTGGTGGTCATAGTTATTTACTGGTGGTCCAAGGCAACAAGAATCATAAAGTTTCAACTTAAAGATTAAAGGTTTCCTCTACGAGCAAACACTAACATAAACCAAAAAAGTAGCAACAAAAGTTGTATAGTGTTCCAAAGATTTGGAGGGATATCAAGGAAAATAGAGACAGACCACTAATCTCATCCACATTAATGCATTATGTAGCAATTAGCATGGATATAATACTTGCCTCAGGAAAGGATCATATATATCCTCGCCAGCCAGAGACTTGTCATGGAATAATCTAGCTCGTTTGGGATTTGCTGCCGAGTAAAAGTTACAattatgtgtgtatatatatatatatggtcagCTACTTCAAATGGcgaaaattaagaaaaaagaCTAAAAGTTTTGCTGCTTACCCAAAAGCATTTCATCAATCAGAGCTAACACATATTCTACAGTTTCTTCCTTGAATATGTCTCGCAAAATGCTGACAAAACATCGAATATATGCTGGACCATCCTGCATATTTACTTTCACCAATTAAATAACAAGAATGATTCATCGAAGCCATCTGAAGATTAAAAAACATAAGCTGAACTTGAGACGAACCAAACAAATCCATGGTAGTTAAATTTATCCACCCGCAGAAATTCATGACACCAACTCAAGGGTAATCAGAATTCACCGAATCACTCTTTCAAGTAACCTCCAGAAGATAACAAAACTCAGATGAGAAGGGATATTTTCTCTTTTTATAATGttgtcaaaaagaaaaaatttcagCAAGTCTTTCTCATATCTCTCCTCTGAGTTCCCAGAGTCCAGACAAGAATAAAATAAAGATGAAAGATCAAAACTAATAAGACAAGTATTTCAGCATAAACAGGTAAAGTGGTGAACAACTCATAAGAAGCATAAAACAATAACTCCCACAAAAGAACTACAAACACTTTCACAATCCTTCAAACTTTGACGTCCAACTCAAATATAAATTAAGAAAAACGAACAGGTTAAATAACCAAAGCACAAAACACAGAAATTTTCAACACAAGGATAATGTCTTCTATCCTTCGGCAATCAACATAAATAAAGCGGTTTGAAAATTACATCATCAAGTAACTGAGCCTTGTAACTCTCAGGTTTCTTATCGTAGCGCCGCAGCAGCTGAAGTCCAGTTCCCGAGATCAACTTCGTCGTCATGTAAGTCTCCCATGGAATATCCCTCCTCAAAACCTTCAAAAAATCAACCATAGCAGATCCAAAAAAGATTAAATTCCAGTAAAATCCATAAAAGAATCAATAAACTGCAAACCAAGAAAGACAAGCGAACTCAAATAACTGAATCAGGTACTAAATTAGAGCTCAAGGTGTAAATTAAACTTGAAATTTCATCAGGATAACACCGAATCCCTTTAATTTCTTCGATCTACCTGTTCTGTGGAGAGCTCCGCCTGATCTGTGGGCATTTCGGAAAATCGGAAAGCAGAGAGATTATGTGATGATGAGGAATCGAGATCAAGAGAGAGAGAATAAAGCTGCATCAAGCAGGCCAGGTATAAATGTTGGCCAGGCCTAAAACTCGTCCAGCCCAAGAAACTAAACCCAGTACTATTGAGCCATATGGCGTGGGCTGGGAGAATGATTAACCCAATGTGTTGGTTGGCTCAtggttatatatataaattaatttgtGTAGTGGGCTATTACCTTGGGCCTAATGGGCTCATTCTGGGTCTTGACTCTTCACGGGCTTGAATTTCAAACGGGCCTCAGAGGAAGTTAACAGCCCCCTCAGTACAGTTTGGGTTTCGTCACCATTCACCAGTCCAGACAGGTTCAATTTGGCACGTGTGCCGACTGCCATCTACTTTGTGGTTTATTAAAAAGACAAAGAATAtgtatcttgtgagacagtctcaggaatttttatctgtgagacgggtcaattctatcgatattcacaataaaaagtaatattgttagcataaaaaataatattttttcatggatgacccaaataagagattcgatGTCAGTTATACctctgtttttttttcttttagctTTTGTTTGACAAGCTGTTGTTCGATGAAATccttaataattattatttaattaataatatatataataatattctaTAAGTTTGAGAGTATGAACGCTCGATTCGTACATTGAGCTAGTGGCTGGCTTACCAACCATTTCTGCTCTTCATTTTTTGACCCACGaaattgatccgtgagaccgtcacaCAAGAATTTTTGTGAAAGacaaaaatatcatttcttatctcaaatatttaattttttgtgattttaatcattttaattttagtcTTTTATATTTGAGTTaacgaaaaaaaaaaccaatatgtattatatatacataaaaaagAAACATACACCACTTAAATTagataataaaattatattagaaTCATACAtgtaaaaatgttattttaaaactATTTGACTGGAACATCAACACAAACCAATTTCTTTCAAGGAATAAATTATTTTCCAGCAGAATGATCTAAGGAGACAAATAAATATGGCCATGAGACAAG is part of the Primulina eburnea isolate SZY01 chromosome 1, ASM2296580v1, whole genome shotgun sequence genome and encodes:
- the LOC140823189 gene encoding V-type proton ATPase subunit H; amino-acid sequence: MQLYSLSLDLDSSSSHNLSAFRFSEMPTDQAELSTEQVLRRDIPWETYMTTKLISGTGLQLLRRYDKKPESYKAQLLDDDGPAYIRCFVSILRDIFKEETVEYVLALIDEMLLANPKRARLFHDKSLAGEDIYDPFLRLLWKGNWFIQEKSCKILSFIVSGRPKGQNAFADSAAKSKNEVISINDVLKGLVDWLCAQLKNQSHTGRSIPVVINCLSTLLKESAVRSSFVQADGVKLLIPLISPASTQQSIQLLYETCLCVWLLSYYEPAIEYLATTKCLPRLIEVAKGSTKEKVVRLVVLILRNLLHKGTFGAQMVDLGLPQLVQSLKAQAWSDEDLLEALNQLEEGLKDNIKKLSSFDRYKQEVLLGHLDWSPMHKDPIFWRDNITNFEEHDFQILRVLITILDTSTDPRTLAVACYDLSQFIQYHQAGRIIVTDLKAKDRVMKLMNHENAEVTKNALLCIQRLFLGAKYASFLQA